The sequence gccctgcgcccgtgtcctaactcgcaccaagtcccgctcacccatcactccgtgccacgtgtcctaactcgcaccaagtcccgctcacccatcacgccctgtgccacatgtcctaactcacaccaagtcccactcacccatcaccccgtgacccttcccctaactcgcaccaagtcccgctcaccccgtgacccgtgtcctaacttgcaccaagtcccactcacccatcaccccgtgacccgtgcccaaatttgcaccaagtcccgctcacccatcataccgtgccccatgtcctaactcgcaccaagtcccgctcacccatcacaccgtgccccgtgtcctaactcgcaccaagtcccgctcacccatcacgcactGTGCCCCTTGTCCtatttcgcaccaagtcccgctcacccatcaccccgtgcccgtgtcctaactcgcaccaagtcccgctcacccatcaccccctgtgccacgtgtcctaactcgcaccaagtcccactcacccatcaccctctgtgacccgtgtcctaactcgcaccaagtcccgctcaccaatcacgccctgtgcccgtgtcctaactcgcaccaagtcccgctcacccatcacaccctgtgcccgtgtcctaactcgcaccaagtcccgctcacccatcacgccctgtgccccGCGTCCTAATTTGCCCCTTGTCCTAATTTGccccacgtcccgctcacccatcaccccgtgcccatgtcctaacttgcaccaagtcccgctcacccatcaccccgtgcccgtgtcataactcgcaccaagtcccgctcacccatcaccccctgtgcccgtgtcctaacttgtaccaagtcccactcacccatcaccccctgtgacccgtgccctgacttgcaccaagtcccgctcacccatcaccccctgtgcccgtgtcctaactcgcaccaagtcccactcacccatcaccccgtgacccgtgtcctaacttgtaccaagtcccactcacccatcactccgtgacccgtgtcctaactcgcaccaagtcccactcacccatcaccccctgtgacccgtgccctaacttgcaccaagtcccgctcagccatcataccctgtgccccatgtcctaactcgcaccaagtcccgctcacccatcaccccgtgtcctaacttgcaccaagtcccgctcacccatcacgccctgtgcccgtgtcctaactcgcaccaagtcccgctcgcccaccacgccctgtgccccgtgttctaactcgcaccaagtcccgctcacccatcaccccctgtgcccgtgttctaacttgcaccaagtcccacttacccatcaccccgtgacccgtgtcctaacttgcaccaagtcccagtcatccatcaccccctgtcctaactcgcaccaagtcccactcacccatcaccccctgtgacccgtgccctaacttgcaccaagtcccgctcacccatcaccccctgtgcccgtgtcctaactcgcaccaagtcccgctcgcccatcacacccagtgcccgtgtcctaactcgcaccaagtcccgctcacccatcacgccctgtgtcccttgtcctaatttgcaccaagtcccgctcacccatcaccccgtgccctaactcgcaccaagtcccgctcacccataaccccctttgcccgtgtcctaactcgcaccattcccgctcacccatcaccccctgtgccacgtgtcctaactcgcaccaagttccactcacccatcaccacctgcgcccgtgtcctaactcgcaccaagttccactcacccatcacgccctgcgcccgtgtcctaactcgcaccaagtcccgctcacccatcaccccgggccacgtgtcctaactcgcaccaagtcccgctcacccatcacgccctgtgccacgtgtcctaactcacaccaagtcccactcacccatcaccccatgacccttcccctaactcacaccaagtcccgctcacccatcaccccgtgccctaacttgcaccaagtcccactcacccatcaccccgtgacccgtgcccaaacttgcaccaagtcccgctcacccatcataccgtgccccatgtcctaactcgcaccaagtcccgctcacccatcaccccgtgcgctaactcgcaccaagtcccgctcacccatcacgccctgtgccccttgtcctatttcgcaccaagtcccgctcacccatcaccccgtgcccgtgtcctaactcgcaccaagtcccgctcacccatcaccccctgtgccacgtgtcctaactcgcaccgagtcccactcacccatcacaccctgtgcccgtgtcctaactcgcaccaagtcccgctcacccatcaggccCTGTGCCCCTTGTCCTAATTTGCCCCTTGTCCTAATTTGccccacgtcccgctcacccatcaccccgtgcccatgtcctaacttgcaccaagtcccgctcacccatcaccccgtgcccatgtcataactcgcaccaagtcccgctcacccatcaccccctgtgcccgtgtcctaacttgcaccaagtcccactcacccatcaccccctgtgacccgtgccctgacttgcaccaagtcccgctcacccatcaccccctgtgcccgtgtcctaactcgcaccaagtcccactcacccatcaccccgtgacccgtgtcctaacttgtaccaagtcccactcacccatcactccgtgacccgtgccctaacttgcaccaagtcccgctcagccatcataccctgtgccccatgtcctaactcgcaccaagtcccgctcacccatcaccccgtgtcctaacttgcaccaagtcccgctcacccatcacgccctgtgcccgtgtcctaactcgcaccaagtcccgctcacccaccacgccctgtgccccgtgttctaactcgcaccaagtcccgctcacccatcaccccctgtgcccgtgttctaacttgcaccaagtcccacttacccatcaccccgtgacccgtgtcctaacttgcaccaagtcgcagtcatccatcaccccctgtcctaactcgcacaaagtcccactcacccatcaccccgtgacccgtgccctaacttgcaccaagtcccgctcacccatcaccccctgtgaccgtgtcctaactcgcaccaagtcccgctcacccatcaccccctgtgccccgtgtcctaactcgcaccaagtcccgctcacccatcacatcgtgtgcccgtgtcctaactcgcaccaagtcccgctcatccatcacgccctgtgccctaattcgcaccaagtcccgctcacccatcaccccctgtgcccatgtcctaactcgcaccaagtcccgctcacccatcaccccgtgtcctaactcgcaccaagtcccgctcacccatcaccccgtgtcctaactcgcaccaagtcccgctcacccatcaccccgtgtcctaactcgcaccaagtcccgctcacccatcacgccgtgcccagtgtcctaactcgcaccaagtcccgctcacccaccactccgtgctcactgacctacattggctcccggttaagcaatgccttgatttcaaaattctctcgtttccaaatccctccatagcctcacccctccctatataatctcctccagccgcacaatgctgcccccaccccctccccacccccagagatacctgtgctcctcaaattctgccctcctaagcatccctgattataatcgctcccccACTggcgtccgtgccttcagctgtcgaggccctaagctctggaattccctccctaaaccgctctttcctcctttaagacgctccttaaaacctccctctttgaccaagcttttgccgtaattttttatgtggctcagtgtcaatattTTGTccagtaacactcctgtgaagtgcctagggACGTTTTATGaccttagaggcgctatataaatacaagttgtttattcTCCCCACGAGCCTCATTCCCGTATCCCACATTctttcaaccacctatctaacccaTTCGGAAATCTTGACCTGCTCTCCGCTTAACTCACTAACTCGGATTCCACAGCCTCACAGCCATGTGCAAGGAACACCTTTCTCTTGCTCGCGTCCTAAATATCATGTTTAATCTTGTATccgtgtccccttgttctagacccaTGTCCTTCAGGAAGGGCGGCTGCCACccatacccggtctgggcctacacgtgactccagtcccaccccTACACGGTCAAGGTCTACCGTGACTCCAAATCCACccctacccggtctgggcctacacgtgactccaaatCCACccctacccggtctgggcctacacgtgactccaaatCCACacctacccggtctgggcctacacgtgactccaaatCCACccctacccggtctgggcctacacgtgactccaaatCCACccctacccggtctgggcctacacgtgactccaaatCCACccctacccggtctgggcctacacgtgactccaaatCCACacctacctggtctgggcctacacgtgactccagacccaccccTACCCGGtcagggcctacacgtgactccagatcCACCCCTACCCGGtgagggcctacacgtgactccagtcccaccccTACCTGGTCTGGGCAGCCCACCTGCTCAGGTCCACTCGGGGTGGACAATGAGACCTCGTCACCCCAGAATAAAGGCAAAAAAAGTCATCCAGGAtgagcaacaaaaaaaaaacagttaaGTAAAACTTTATTACAGATTTATCTCTCAAACATAAAAAAGAGCTACAAGTTGAGTTTATAAAAGGTAATATTCTCACTGATATTGTACACCCTGGGGATACTGTTAGCCCCCATTACTTGTTCTATGTTGAATGAAGCAGTTACAGATCAGTCAATAATCGGAATCATTCACAATACTTCTGGTCTGGATGCTGATTCACTGATAGACCCCCATCCAGTTATGGATCATTCTGCAGCATTCGAGCCAGTATCTGTAAACACAAACACATCACATCAGTTTTGCAAACCTCAGATTCCTCACAACATGATGGTGCAGTGGTTCAGACACTGATCACTCATCTCAtttgtatcagccgtggctcagtgggcagcactctcgcctcggagtcagaactttgtgggttcaagtcccactccagggacctgagcacaaaaccctaggctgacactccagtgcagtgctgagggagtgctgcactgtcggaggtgtcgtctttcggatgagacgttaaaccaaggccccgtctgctctctcaggtggaaataaaatcccatggtactatttcgaagaagagttatccccggtgtcctggccaatatttatccctcgttaATCattaagcagattatctggtcattatcacatttctgtttgtgggaacttgctgtgcacaaattggctgccatgtttcccacattacaacaataactatacttctaaaaagtactgcattggctgtaatgcgctttgagatgtcaggtggtcacggaaggcgctatggaaatgcttTCATGTTGCAGGCCAGCCTGATGGAATTGATGTTCCGACTGGCTGCAAATGTCTTCTGGGATTTGAGTTAGGGGCAGTCTTAATTCACAGAAAAAGCAGCCCCTAATTCAGTACCATCTGACTGTGTCTGGCTTAAAGGTGACAATATGCTTGTGTAAGGACGTGCACGCGTATAAGTAGAACAAGCTAGTTAGCATTATGCAGAACGAGCAGAGACCCGCAATACAActgcggtcaaattagtatctttattgcaacagtatttGTTTAGACTATCATCTTCTTCGTCTATAGAATCAATGCtgatatcctctctctctctcccaaacgcccaccccatctctctcttcccctcccccgctctctctcttcctccgtctctctcgctctcttccttccccccacctctctctcgctctcccccctcccactccccactcgctctctccttccctccccctctctcccctccaccccccctctctctgttctcttccccccccaccctcctccctccccccctctctctcccctcccccccaaatccCCGCCGTCGCCGCTCCTCTCGACTCCGCCCCCTCATGCCCATTGGCCCCGCCGCATccactgctgcctcctcattggagCAGGACCTTCGTCGACCAAACTTTGAAAATTCGCGCCATCACTCCCCGCTCTGATTAGCTGCGGGGCCGGTCGAGCCATGAGCATCCATTGGTCGGTGCAACGGTCATTTAGTCCAGACGGACCACGTGCTCCCAGCCCCTGGTCCTGCCCCAGGACAGATAAAAACTGGCTATTATCATAGATTATATATTGCGCTCAAGTATtgacaactgtctgaagctgaaccagactgtttgcaaccttgctgtcatatttgaccccgagattacTGAAAACACACAAACATCAGGCCTTATCAATATCCTGTTCCATTGTCTAAAGCTATCATCCTTTTAGACAGCGGTGAACAATCTTTCACTGCACATGGCCCTGCGGAATAGCTTCCTGCCAGCTGGTAAAGTAAGAAACATTTGTTTCCTGTATGGTTTGCTCTCCCTGCAGTGTATACACTGGAGCCCTTCAGCCATCGATATTCCTTCCCGACCTCCCCATGGTGCTAAAAGCCTTGCTGCCCCATCTGTGTGCTCACCTGAAGTGCGATTTAAACAAACCCAACAAcataattatatagcacctttaaatgtagcaaaacatcccagggtgcttcacaggagcgttgtaaaACAGAAGTTGacaccaagaggtaggttttaaggcgcgaCTTAAAGGAGTAGTGAGAGATAAAGAGGCAggaaggtttaggtagggagttccagagcttggggcccaggcagctggatgCACGGCGGCAATGGTgcaacgattaaaatcggggatgcgccgaggccagaattggaggagcgcagatagctcGGAGGATTTTTGGGCTGGATGAGataagggaggggcgaggacatggaaggatctgaaaacaaggatgagaatccttGTTCAACcttgcagccaatgtaggtcagcgagcacaggggtgatgggggagcaggacttgatgcaagttaggacacggcagtgagcacagggggtgatgggggagtaggatttgatgcaagttaggacacgggcagtgagcacaggaggtgatgggggagcaggacttgatgcaagttaggacacaggcagtgagcacagggggtgatgggggagcaggacttgatgcaagttaggacacgggcagtgagcacagggggtgatgggggagcaggattTGATGCGAGTTaacacacgggcagcgagcacaggggatgataggtgagcgggacttggtatgaattaggacacggggcagtgagcacaggggtgatgtgtaagcaggacttggtatgaattaggacacggggcagtgagcacaggggtgatgtgcgagcgggacttggtgcgagttaacacacgggcagcgagcacaggggatgataggtgagcgggacttggtatgaattaggacatggggcagcgagcacaggggtgatgtgtgagcgggacttggtatgaattaggacatggggcagcgagcacaggggaaatgggtgagcgggacttggtgcgagttaggacacgggctgccgaggtcTAGATAAGATTACGTTTACGTCGGGTCAAATGGAAATAGCCGGCCTTGGTGATGAAGTGTATGGGCTAGGCTttccccgagagcccctcaacgcccgattgcctgccCAGAAAAGCCACTAACATTTGGTATGTAACACTTGGGAAAATTTCCAATTTCAAGTTAAAACAAATTGACCGGCGAGAAAATgtgtcttgcaccattattcttggCGGTTATCTCGATGACTAagagggaaactaagtaaaacggacgattttttaaaaaattagtctgaggctgcggttgggcctcgggagggggaaaaattttttaaaaatttacaaAAAGTTAAAAAATATATTCCCAAAACCGCCTTGTTTAAGCAGcgtttacagggcggttcccttggCAATCGTGACTTACGCCCTGCGATTGTTCTCGCCGGTGCACGTGGGTGGTTGGTCCCGGCGggagttttcagatttgggcgataccattaaaaaaAACTAAGGGGgggaactttcgccgggcggaaaaacagttgTACCGCCGAGAACCCGCCAAAAATGAATGGAAAGTTTAGCCGTGTGTGTGGTGAGAAGCTGATCTCAGAGTCAAACAGGATGGcatggttgtgaacagtctggctcagcctcagacagatgccagggagagggatggagtcggtggctagggaacgcagttcatGGTAGAGCACAGGaggcgaccattcggcccatcgtccctgtgccggctctttgaaagagcgatcccattagtcccactcacctgctcttttccCCACAGCCTTGCAATTTGTTCCACTTCAAGGATATATCCAAATCCATTTTAAAACTTATGCCTGAATGTGCTCCCCATTCAGGCAGTTCCATTTTAACAGGTGCGAGTTGCATCGGTTTACAGATACATTGCAAAATAAAAAGATTGTCACATTCCTTAATTAAAATATCTATTGTAAGCAGGGGAGGCTTTTTCATCAACTCACTTTTGCCGTCGCACGCTACAATCTTCACTTTGTCCACTTTCACTAGTTCAGTGACCTCTCGAAATTCCACATCATTCAGGACAAATGTCCAAACATTATCACAGAATCTGTACGTGTTTAAAGAGCCCTTTGAAATAAACAAAGTCACAAAACAAGTCACTGATTGCGTGGAGAGTATTGAGTCTTAAACCACTGGCCCAACGCCAACCATTTTACCAAGAGCGATGCAAAAGGTGTCAAGAGCAAAACAGATTTTTTGTAAAGTTACAAACAGGTTCCAATAAGATTGGCACATTGCAGCTCAGCATCCTAAAGCTGTTGACACGACACAATTCGAATGCCACTAAATAAAATATACTGAGCCTGTGTGCGCTTGCAAAACTGAATTCATACACAGGTACAATGTCCGGAATCCGGCATTCCAAACACCCGacttttttgaggcggccaagctggtgacatcgggcggcgagggacgaggaaaccggtaaaaatcaCAGCGCCAGGGGGCCGCGGGCGGTGAGAAGTGGAGGACCGGAGGGCGGCGAGGAGCACCaatagcgaggtccgaaatccggcaaaacccaaaaaccggcacggaaCCGGTCCCGAGGTCGCGGGATTCCAGACGTACATGTCAGTCGTCTATTTTCTATACTAAAGGGACACAGATACAGGAGTATTATAGCATGCAATAGTTTATGATAGATCGACTAAAATCAATACATGCTGTGAAGCTGACCAGAATCTCCGATGTAAACCTGTGGGACCAGTAATGGCTGCGTTCACTGCAGggtatatttgatgtctccaacataagaggagattaattgatgtcctgttactgactgctccatttttgatcggggcgcaggagaggggagaggcgagggcccgggggcagcacaggccagcccacactgcgatatgtgtgcgcactaggtccgtgcagcagagcaggtctccactcgtcttggttaatccttgccactggaccaaggcctagctctgtcaagcccgtgtggtggctggtgtgcaacggccaccccacgttaaaaaaatccacgcacaggcatcttccacccttcgacatgaagttcaggacctcgaatgtcaggtccctcattgaactcatccctttttggtgtggaagtgggtcatcctcgatacgagggactgcctaatactatactatatggGTGGCTCAGAATTCCCTGGCTCATACCTCCCAGTAGGTGTTTAACTCCACAGCCACAGAAACCTCACAAAAGTAAATGGATGAACATCCGGCTGGGTAGGAAGAGCCAGGTAGTGCAGAAATCCTCCGGGAGCATGTCACTCATTAAGCAGTTTTCAGTATTGAAAATGGGTGAAGGGGACGACACCTCgaagggaactttatgaagtccactcagccgtgatcttattgaatggcggagctggtacGAGGGGCTGTACGTGCTACTGCTCCTTCAATTCAGATGTTCTTGCGTGGGCACACCGATCTATAGCTCACTTCCTGTGTCGCCTGCAATCTTTTTAATAGGATTTTCCAATCACTGCAACTGTCCATGACGTTGAACATTTGGAGAGAACagcgtgagtgtgtgggtgtgtagttACAGGCTTGTGGGAGCCAGGAGcattccctccccacacacacacacacacacacacacacacacacacacacacacacacacacacacacacacacacactccctccctccctccctccctccccctccccctccacccctgttCACGGACTGATCTGCGTGTTTGCACGAGCTACTTGTTCACTGGTTAGTTTAATACCTGTACAGTTAGAATTTGGTATATTCAATCCCAGCATCTGCCGGCTTACACTGACCCGCAGCAGATACAGGGCATGCTCCCTGTCGAAATGCTGACTAACAATTTGTAACAATCCAATATCTGGTCATAATAAGCAAAACTGGAGCAGCGAAAAGTCTGTCATCAACAATTTGCTCTCCCTCCCTGGAAAGATTGCAAGTTCCCAAAAGTGtaaggaaagaagaaaaaaaattaggaaggcaaagagaaactgaAATTAAATGATCAATATAAAAAGcaaagattatgaaagagtttcaTAGGGTAGATGCAGATGTGATCTTTTGCGGACGAGatcaaaactaagggccataaatataagatagtcccgAATAAATACAATTGGgaattgaacataacataagaaatcggaggagtaggccatacggcccctcatgcctgctccaccattcaataagatcatggctgatctgatcatgaactcaggtccacttccccgcccactctccataaccccttattcccttatcgtttaagaaactgtctatttctgtctgaaatttattcaatgtcccagcttccacagctccctgaggcagcgaattccgcagatttacaaccctcagagaagaaatttctcctcatctcagttttaaatggacggccccttattctaagatcatgccctctagttctagtctcccccatcagtggaaacatcctctctgcatccaccttgtcaatccccctcataatcttatacatttcgataagatcacctctcattcttctgaattcgaatgagtagaggcccaacctactcaacctttccttataagtcaaccccctcatccccggaatcaaccttatgaacctccaaagcaagtatatcctttcgtaaatatggaaaccaaaactggacgcagtattccaggtgtggcctcaccaataccctgtatagctgtagcaagacttccctgcttttatactccatcccttttgcaataaaggccaagattccattggccttcctgatcacttgctgtacctgcatactatccttttgtgtttcatgcaaaagttacccccaggtcccgctgtactttgcaatctttctccatttaaataataacttgctctttgattttttctgccaaagtgcagaaacttctttacccagagagtggtgagaatgtggaacttgctgccacacggagtggttgaggcgagtaACATAaacacatttaaggggaagccagttaAGCTTGAGGGAGAAATGAATAAATGGATGCATTGATGGGATAAGAtgaagaagagtgggaggaggttcgggtgatgttgggccaaatggcctgtttctgtgctgtaaactatgCAACTATGTAGAACATAAAAAGGTAAAGAAATGTAATGTGCAGGAGTGCTGGAAGAGCAGCGACAGAACTCACCCTGAAGTTGACTCGGTTGCGGACTCTCTGAGCCAAGGCATTGTTGATTGCTTTGTCAAACTGGAGCAGGACCTGCAGAGCCAGCTGAGGGGTGATCTGCTGGGACTGtcaggggagaaacagagaaaaaaGGTTACTGACAATAACACAGCACAGCTGATCAGTGCACTGGAGAACTGAAACACGCTGAACAGGGGAGGGGTAGAGGCTCATGGGTGGGAGAAGAGAGGCTTGGGGGTGGAGAAACTCGGAGGTGGCAGAGAGCCTTGGGTTGGGGAAAGAAGGGCACTGGGGTCCGGGGAGAGGGGAGGACTGgggtctttggggggggggggggggggggaggactggggtcatggggggggggggacgacTGGGGTCATGGGGGGGACGACTGGGGTCatggggggggggactggggtcatgggggggaggggggtcatggGGGGGGACTGGGGTCATGGGGGGGGAATGGGATACTGGGGTCATGGGGGGGTCATAGGGGGACTGGGGTCATGGGAGAAGGGGTCTGGAGTCACAGGGGAAGAGGGGACTGGGGACACAGGGGGGAGCAGGGCTGGGGTCATGGGGGGGACTGGGGTcattggggggggaagcggggactGGGGTCATGGGGAGGGGGGGACTGGggtcatggggggaggggggaactggggtcatggggggaggggggaactggggtcatggggggaggggggaggggggactggggtcATGGGGACTGGGGTCATGGGGGACTGGggtcatggggggaggggggactggggtcatgggggggagactggggtcatgggggggagactggggtcatggggggggagactggggtcaTGAGGGGAGCAGGGCTGGGGTCATGGGGGGAGCAGGGCTGGGGTCATGGGGGGGATTGGGGTCATCGGGGGGGAAGCGTGGACTGGGGGGAAGCGGGGACTGTGGtcatgggggaggggagactgggggtcattggggggggggggggagactggcgTCATGGGGGGAGACTGGAgtcgtgagggggagggggagactggggtcaTGGGGGGGGACTGGAGtcacgggaggagggggagggggagactggagtcacgggagggggagactggggtcacgggaggaaggggagggggagactggggtcatgggaggaggggggggactggagtcaggagggggaggggagactggggtcaTGGGGGGGACTGGGGTCATGGGGGGGGACTGGAGTCAcgggaggagggggactggggtcatgggggggaggggggggactggggtcatgggggggaggggggactggagtcatgagggggaggggagactggggtcaTGGGGGGGACTGGGGTCACGGGAGGAGGGGGGACTGGAGtcatgagggggaggggagactggggtcaTGGGGGGGACTGGGGTCACGGGAGGGGACTGGagtcacgggagggggaggggggactggagtCACGGGAG is a genomic window of Pristiophorus japonicus isolate sPriJap1 chromosome 21, sPriJap1.hap1, whole genome shotgun sequence containing:
- the gtf2a2 gene encoding transcription initiation factor IIA subunit 2, whose product is MAYQLYRNTTLGNSLQESLDELIQSQQITPQLALQVLLQFDKAINNALAQRVRNRVNFRGSLNTYRFCDNVWTFVLNDVEFREVTELVKVDKVKIVACDGKNTGSNAAE